Below is a window of Leuconostoc gasicomitatum LMG 18811 DNA.
TATCAGTTACTGACATACCACGTTGGAGCCCATCCGTTGAATCCATAGCAATTGTACGAACAATACCGTTGCCCAATGCCAATGAAACTTCAACTGTCAATGTTTGGCCTTCGCCCTTATCGATCTTAAGCGCATTATTGATATCAGGCACTTGTTGGCCCGCTTCAAACGCAACATCGACGACCGGACCAATCACTTGTACGACTTTTCCAGTACTCATTGTCGTTTTCCTTTCAGTTTAAGCGCGTTCAGCAACGTATATGTCGCCGAAATACTACAAGGTCATCGTTAAGATGGCATTATAGTATTTGAGTGAATATTGCTGAACGCGTTGCTGCTCATGCAGTTTTGATTTTAATTGTGGTTAGTTGTTTGTTATAAACGTGTGCGCTGACACTTTCATTTACTCCAATGCAGCCATTCCACCTGTAATTTCTGTAATTTCTGTCGTAATTGCTGCTTGACGTGCGCGGTTGAACTGCAATTCCAGACGACCAATAAGATCCTTGGCATTGTCTGTAGCTCCCTTCATCGCTGTCGATGAGGCTGCATGTTCAGCTGTTTTTGCATCAAGCACTGCTTCATACACTAGACTTTGTGCAAATTGCGGTAATACAACATTTAAAACAGCTGTTGTATCCGGCTCAATTTCATACACGCTTTGAATGTTCAATTCTGCTTTTTCAGCTTCCGTACCACCCATGGCATCCAAGGTATCACCAGTTAATGGCAAAAGTTGCACGTCACGATATTCACTAGTCAAACGATTTACAAAGTGATTATATACAACATGAAGTGCATCAAACACTTCAGTTTCATACAAACTTGTCACCGTCTTAACAACTGAGCGAATTTCATTAAATGATGGTACATCTGAAACACCGCGGTGTTCTAATATGACTTCAAAGCCACGTTTTTTATAGAAATCAGCCCCGTTACCACCAACAGCAAGGATT
It encodes the following:
- a CDS encoding F0F1 ATP synthase subunit gamma, with the protein product MASLQDIQRRISSTKKTRQITSAMQMVSTAKLSQIQRYSKGYQSYAARLEAIVEHLVSAHLFDNADAKHIPLIAQRPIEKTGILVVTSDRGLVGSYNANVIKQTNALLERLNLDTTNTTILAVGGNGADFYKKRGFEVILEHRGVSDVPSFNEIRSVVKTVTSLYETEVFDALHVVYNHFVNRLTSEYRDVQLLPLTGDTLDAMGGTEAEKAELNIQSVYEIEPDTTAVLNVVLPQFAQSLVYEAVLDAKTAEHAASSTAMKGATDNAKDLIGRLELQFNRARQAAITTEITEITGGMAALE